AAACGTTTGTAGACGGTAAAACCAGGGTTTCCCAGGAGCGGGGAAGAGATTTGAAAGGCAACCTTAACTATTATTTGGTCCATACATCTCCTTATCGAGATTTCGACGGTAATATTAGTCATATAATTGAGATGTCTACAGACATTACTGAAAAGGTTCAGATTCAGAATGAATACAGAACAATCTTTGACAATGTTCCATGTTATATAACTGTCATTAATAGAGATTTTCAAGTAGTAAAAAGCAATAAGTATTTTCAAAAGATCTTTGGAAAAACCCCTGGAAGGTTTTGTTTTGAGTCCTATAAAAAAAGGAATGAAGTCTGTGAAAGTTGTCCTGCCAAGATGGTCTTTGAAAATGGAAGAGTCTACAATTCTTTACAGGAGGGTTATGATAGAAAAGGCAACAAGGTTATTTACATGGTAACCGCAGCCCCGTATTCAAAAGAGAATAAGCATGTAAAGTATGTTATCGAGATGGCTCTTGATGTAACAAAGACTTTTTTGTTGGAAAGGCATTTAAAAGAAGCCAGGGAATTTCATCAAATTATGATTCAAAGTACACTGACTGGGATTATTGCTGATAATAAGGATGGAATAATAAATATATATAACCCCTCGGCAAAAAGAATGCTTAATTACCCAATAAATAAGGTTATTGGAAAGATGTCAGGGGAACAGATATATCCAAAAAATTTCTTGAGTGCAATCGAAGAAGGTGATGACACCGTAAGTTTTAGAGAAGGCGAAATGACCGATTATAAGGGAAATAAAGTTCCTATAGCTTTCTCAGGTGTTAGGTTAAAAAAGGACAACGATTATATTGGGAAAGTAATGTTTTTTCAGGATATCAGCAAAATTAAACAATTGGAAAGTGAAATAATTGAAGCAGAACGCCTTGCTGCAGTTGGTCAAACGGTAGCCGGCCTTGCTCACGGCATAAAGAATGTTCTCATGGGATTAGAAGGTGGGATGTACGTCGTTAACTCCGGCATGAATAGGAATAACAATGAATTGGTAAAACAAGGATGGGATATGCTCCAGAATAATATTGAAAAGATTTCTTCTTTTGTAAAAGAATTCCTGAATTTTGCCAGGGGGACCACCCTAAATGCCGAATTGATAGATCCATACTCTATAGCAGCCGATATTATAGACCTTTACAAAGATACTATAGCACAATCCAGGATAAGATTCATAACAAAACTGGAAGAGGGTATTGATAAGGCGGCCATGGATGCCAAAGCTATTCATACGTGTATAGCTAACCTGATCTCTAATGCCATTGATGCCTGCCTTGTAAGTGACAATAAAAATCCTACAATAGAGTTTTCTTTATTTGA
This genomic window from Thermodesulfobacteriota bacterium contains:
- a CDS encoding PAS domain-containing protein; protein product: MESKEFLSIRLNMGKTQKEMAELLGTSLRSIQSFEQGWRKIPNEIERQVLYVLVMRSTKEQSLRPCWELESCPQDKKEHCPAWEMDSGHLCWFINGTICKGRAYSDWSEKMEFCQECQVFQPIKQIYNRAIKREQDGLRKDTVLFFGGDEILEGKSEKWRSFDLFDQVPTNIAIIDRKYRIVDVNKGFKDTFGDWNGKKCFEVYKKRKRRCRHCVATETFVDGKTRVSQERGRDLKGNLNYYLVHTSPYRDFDGNISHIIEMSTDITEKVQIQNEYRTIFDNVPCYITVINRDFQVVKSNKYFQKIFGKTPGRFCFESYKKRNEVCESCPAKMVFENGRVYNSLQEGYDRKGNKVIYMVTAAPYSKENKHVKYVIEMALDVTKTFLLERHLKEAREFHQIMIQSTLTGIIADNKDGIINIYNPSAKRMLNYPINKVIGKMSGEQIYPKNFLSAIEEGDDTVSFREGEMTDYKGNKVPIAFSGVRLKKDNDYIGKVMFFQDISKIKQLESEIIEAERLAAVGQTVAGLAHGIKNVLMGLEGGMYVVNSGMNRNNNELVKQGWDMLQNNIEKISSFVKEFLNFARGTTLNAELIDPYSIAADIIDLYKDTIAQSRIRFITKLEEGIDKAAMDAKAIHTCIANLISNAIDACLVSDNKNPTIEFSLFEKDGTICYEVKDNGSGMDYEVKKKVFTSFFTTKGSDKGTGLGLLTTKKIVHEHGGKIFFESELGKGSVFRLEFPRNRLPVPQGTSVN